The Elaeis guineensis isolate ETL-2024a chromosome 14, EG11, whole genome shotgun sequence genome has a segment encoding these proteins:
- the LOC105057541 gene encoding uncharacterized protein: MAKRLAAPFLLALLLLLAASSPSIAAAKAGIKDDVSCTMCSSCDNPCEPPPSPPPQPPSSSAECPPPPSSSGGIPYYSPPPPSSSGGIPYYSPPPPASSGGGGLHYYPPPSNIYYPAPPPPNPFLPYFPFYYYSPPPPSKYHSGSLSLKPLSSIPLLLLLLLFFF; encoded by the coding sequence ATGGCGAAACGCCTCGCCGCCCCGTTTCTTCTTGCCTTACTCTTACTCCTGGCTGCCTCATCGCCGTCAATCGCGGCGGCGAAGGCCGGGATCAAAGACGACGTCTCGTGCACAATGTGCTCCTCCTGCGACAACCCCTGCGAGCCACCCCCCTCCCCTCCGCCGCAACCCCCATCCTCCTCCGCCGAATGCCCTCCGCCGCCGTCATCATCGGGCGGGATCCCCTACTACTCTCCTCCGCCGCCGTCATCCTCTGGTGGGATCCCCTACTACTCCCCTCCCCCTCCTGCGTCCAGTGGCGGCGGAGGCTTGCACTACTACCCTCCGCCGTCCAACATATACTACCCGGCGCCTCCGCCGCCGAACCCCTTCTTGCCCTACTTCCCGTTCTACTATTATAGCCCTCCCCCTCCCTCGAAATACCACTCGGGGTCTCTTAGCTTGAAGCCTCTTTCCTCcattcccctcctcctcctcctcctcctcttcttcttctga